Proteins encoded within one genomic window of Macaca fascicularis isolate 582-1 chromosome 16, T2T-MFA8v1.1:
- the CAMTA2 gene encoding calmodulin-binding transcription activator 2 isoform X15: MKLKVQGMEPVSWQCLYGCYVHSSIVPTFHRRCYWLLQNPDIVLVHYLNVPALEDCGKGCSPIFCSISSDRREWLKWSREELLGQLKPMFHGIKWSCGNGTEEFSVEQLVQQILDTHPTKPAPRTHACLCSGGLGSGSLTHKCSSTKHRIISPKVEPRALTLTSVPHTHPPEPPPLITPLPPELPKAHTSPSSSSSSSSSGFAEPLEIRPSPPTSRGGSSRGGTAILLLTGLEQRAGGLTPTRHLAPQADPRPSMSLAVVVGTEPSAPPAPPSPAFDPDRFLNSPQRGQTYGGGQGVSPDFPEAEAAHTPCSALEPAAALEPQAAARGPPPQSGAGGRRGNCFFIQDDDSGEELKGQGAAPPIPSPPPSPPPSPAPLEPSSRVGRGEALFGGPVGASELEPFSLSSFPDLMGELISEEAASIPAPTPQLSPALSTITDFSPEWSYPEGGVKVLITGPWTEAAEHYSCVFDHIAVPASLVQPGVLRCYCPAHEVGLVSLQVAGREGPLSASVLFEYRARRFLSLPSTQLDWLSLDDNQFRMSILERLEQMEKRMAEIAAAGQAPCRGPDAPPVQDEGQGPGFEARVVVLVESMIPRSTWKGPERLAHGSPFRGMSLLHLAAAQGYARLIETLSQWRSVETGSLDLEQEVDPLNVDHFSCTPLMWACALGHLEAAVLLFRWNRQALSIPDSLGRLPLSVAHSRGHVRLARCLEELQRQEASVEPPLALSPPSSSPDTGLSSVSSPSELSDGTFSVTSAYSSAPDGSPPPAPLPASEMTMEDMAPGQLSSGVPEAPLLLMDYEATNSKGPVSSPPALPPASDDGAAPEDADSPQAVDVIPVDMISLAKQIIEATPERIKREDFVGLPEAGASMRERTGAVGLSETMSWLASYLENVDHFPSSTPPSELPFERGRLAVPPAPSWAEFLSASTSGKMESDFALLTLSDHEQRELYEAARVIQTAFRKYKGRRLKEQQEVAAAVIQRCYRKYKQFALYKKMTQAAILIQSKFRSYYEQKRFQQSRRAAVLIQQHYRSYRRRPGPPHRPSATLPARNKGSFLTKKQDQAARKIMRFLRRCRHRMRELRQNQELEGLPQPGLAT, encoded by the exons ATGAAGCTGAAGGTCCAGGGCATGGAG cctgtcTCCTGGCAGTGTCTCTATGGCTGCTACGTTCACTCTTCCATCGTCCCCACATTCCATCGGCGCTGCTACTGGCTGCTCCAG AACCCTGACATCGTCCTTGTGCACTACCTGAACGTCCCAGCCCTGGAGGACTGTGGAAAGGGCTGCAGCCCCATCTTTTGTTCCATCAGCAGCGACCGTCGAGAGTGGCTGAAGTGGTCCCGGGAGGAGTTGTTGGGACAGCTGAAGCCCATGT TTCATGGCATCAAGTGGAGCTGTGGGAATGGAACAGAGGAGTTCTCTGTAGAACAGCTGGTGCAGCAGATTTTAGACACCCACCCAACCAAGCCTGCGCCCCGAACCCACGCCTGCCTCTGCAGTGGGGGACTTG GTTCTGGGAGCCTTACCCACAAATGCAGCAGCACGAAACACCGCATCATCTCTCCCAAAGTGGAGCCCCGAGCTTTAACCCTGACCTCTGTCCCCCACACTCACCCCCCAGAGCCTCCTCCGCTGATAACCCCACTTCCCCCAGAGCTCCCTAAGGCACACACCTCcccatcttcttcctcttcttcctcctcatcgGGATTTGCAGAGCCCCTGGAAATCAGACCTAGCCCACCCACTTCTCGAGGGGGTTCTTCAAGAGGAGGCACGGCTATCCTCCTCCTGACAGGACTGGAGCAGCGGGCTGGGGGCCTGACGCCCACCAGGCACTTGGCTCCCCAGGCTGATCCTAGGCCTTCCATGAGTCTGGCGGTGGTTGTAGGCACTGAGCCTTCTGCCCCACCGGCTCCTCCCAGTCCTGCCTTTGACCCTGATCGTTTTCTCAACAGCCCCCAGAGGGGCCAGACATATGGAGGGGGGCAGGGAGTAAGCCCAGACTTCCCCGAGGCAGAGGCCGCTCATACCCCCTGTTCTGCCCTAGAGCCTGCTGCTGCCCTGGAGCCCCAGGCAGCTGCTCGGGGTCCCCCACCACAGTCGGGAGCAGGTGGGAGAAGAGGAAACTGCTTCTTCATCCAAGATGATGACAGTGGGGAGGAGCTCAAGGGTCAGGGGGCTGCCCCACCCATACCTTCAccccctccctcacccccaccctcaccTGCCCCCTTGGAGCCATCAAGCAGGGTAGGAAGAGGAGAGGCCTTGTTTGGAGGACCTGTTGGGGCCAGCGAACTGGAGCccttcagtctttcatcattcCCAGACCTTATGGGAGAACTCATCAGTGAGGAAGCTGCAAGCATCCCTGCTCCAACCCCCCAGCTCTCTCCTGCTCTTAGCACCATCACAGACTTCTCCCCAGAGTGGTCCTACCCAGAG GGTGGGGTCAAGGTGCTCATCACAGGTCCTTGGACCGAGGCCGCCGAGCATTACTCCTGTGTGTTTGATCACATCGCAGTACCAGCCTCACTTGTCCAGCCTGGTGTCTTACGCTGCTACTGTCCCG CCCACGAGGTAGGGCTGGTGTCTTTGCAGGTGGCAGGGCGGGAGGGGCCCCTTTCTGCTTCTGTGCTCTTTGAGTATCGAGCTCGCCGATTCCTGTCTCTGCCTAGTACTCAACTTGACTGGCTGTCACTGGACG ACAACCAGTTCCGGATGTCCATACTAGAGCGACTGGAGCAGATGGAGAAGCGGATGGCAGAGATCGCAGCAGCTGGGCAGGCGCCTTGCCGGGGTCCTGACGCTCCTCCAGTTCAG GATGAAGGCCAGGGGCCTGGGTTCGAGGCACGGGTAGTGGTCTTGGTAGAAAGCATGATCCCACGCTCCACCTGGAAGGGTCCTGAACGTCTGGCCCACGGAAGCCCCTTCCGGGGCATGAGCCTTCTGCACCTGGCTGCTGCCCAGGGCTATGCCCGCCTCATCGAGACCCTGAGCCAGTGGCG GAGTGTGGAGACTGGAAGCTTGGACTTAGAGCAAGAGGTTGACCCGCTCAACGTGGATCATTTCTCTTGCACCCCTCTG ATGTGGGCTTGTGCCTTGGGACACCTGGAAGCTGCTGTGCTCCTTTTCCGTTGGAACCGACAGGCACTGAGCATTCCCGACTCTCTGGGCCGTCTGCCATTGTCTGTGGCTCATTCCCGGGGTCATGTGCGCCTTGCCCGCTGCCTTGAGGAACTACAGAGACAAGAGGCTTCGGTGGAGCCCCCACTTGCCCTATCACCACCCTCCTCCAGCCCAGACACTG GTCTGAGCAGTGTCTCCTCACCCTCGGAGCTGTCGGATGGCACCTTCTCTGTCACATCAGCCTATTCTAGTGCCCCAGATGGCAGTCCCCCACCTGCACCTCTGCCAGCCTCTGAGATGACTATGGAGGATATGGCCCCAGGCCAGCTTTCCTCTGGTGTCCCAGAGGCCCCCCTACTCCTCATGGACTATGAGGCTACCAACTCCAAGGGGCCCGTGtcctcccctcctgccctcccaccAGCCTCAGATGATGGGGCCGCTCCAGAGGACGCCGACAGCCCACAGGCTGTGGATGTGATCCCG GTGGACATGATCTCACTGGCCAAGCAGATCATCGAAGCCACACCAGAGCGGATTAAACGAGAGGACTTTGTGGGGCTGCCTGAGGCTGGAGCCTCAATGCGGGAGCGGACAGGGGCTGTGGGACTCAGTGAGACCATGTCCTGGCTGGCCAGCTACCTGGAGAATGTGGACCATTTCCCCAGCTCAACCCCTCCCAG CGAACTGCCCTTTGAGCGAGGTCGCCTGGCTGTCCCTCCAGCACCCTCCTGGGCAGAGTTTCTCTCTGCATCTACCAGTGGCAAGATGGAAAGTGATTTTGCCCTGCTGACATTATCCGATCATGAGCAGCGGGAACTGTATGAGGCGGCCCGAGTCATCCAGACGGCCTTCCGAAAGTACAAG GGCCGGCGGCTGAAGGAGCAGCAGGAGGTAGCAGCAGCTGTAATCCAGCGCTGTTACCGGAAGTACAAGCAG tTTGCACTCTATAAGAAGATGACCCAGGCGGCCATCCTGATCCAGAGCAAGTTCCGAAGCTACTATGAACAGAAGCGATTTCAGCAGAGCCGCCGAGCGGCTGTGCTCATCCAGCAGCACTACCGCTCCTACCGCCGCAGGCCCGGCCCTCCCCACCGGCCTTCGGCCACCCTGCCTGCCCGCAACAA AGGCTCCTTTCTCACCAAGAAGCAGGACCAGGCAGCCCGGAAGATCATGAGATTCCTGCGGCGCTGCCGACACAG gatgagggaactgaggcagaaCCAGGAGCTGGAAGGGCTTCCCCAGCCGGGACTGGCCACCTGA
- the CAMTA2 gene encoding calmodulin-binding transcription activator 2 isoform X18, with product MKLKVQGMENPDIVLVHYLNVPALEDCGKGCSPIFCSISSDRREWLKWSREELLGQLKPMFHGIKWSCGNGTEEFSVEQLVQQILDTHPTKPAPRTHACLCSGGLGSGSLTHKCSSTKHRIISPKVEPRALTLTSVPHTHPPEPPPLITPLPPELPKAHTSPSSSSSSSSSGFAEPLEIRPSPPTSRGGSSRGGTAILLLTGLEQRAGGLTPTRHLAPQADPRPSMSLAVVVGTEPSAPPAPPSPAFDPDRFLNSPQRGQTYGGGQGVSPDFPEAEAAHTPCSALEPAAALEPQAAARGPPPQSGAGGRRGNCFFIQDDDSGEELKGQGAAPPIPSPPPSPPPSPAPLEPSSRVGRGEALFGGPVGASELEPFSLSSFPDLMGELISEEAASIPAPTPQLSPALSTITDFSPEWSYPEGGVKVLITGPWTEAAEHYSCVFDHIAVPASLVQPGVLRCYCPAHEVGLVSLQVAGREGPLSASVLFEYRARRFLSLPSTQLDWLSLDDNQFRMSILERLEQMEKRMAEIAAAGQAPCRGPDAPPVQDEGQGPGFEARVVVLVESMIPRSTWKGPERLAHGSPFRGMSLLHLAAAQGYARLIETLSQWRSVETGSLDLEQEVDPLNVDHFSCTPLMWACALGHLEAAVLLFRWNRQALSIPDSLGRLPLSVAHSRGHVRLARCLEELQRQEASVEPPLALSPPSSSPDTGLSSVSSPSELSDGTFSVTSAYSSAPDGSPPPAPLPASEMTMEDMAPGQLSSGVPEAPLLLMDYEATNSKGPVSSPPALPPASDDGAAPEDADSPQAVDVIPVDMISLAKQIIEATPERIKREDFVGLPEAGASMRERTGAVGLSETMSWLASYLENVDHFPSSTPPSELPFERGRLAVPPAPSWAEFLSASTSGKMESDFALLTLSDHEQRELYEAARVIQTAFRKYKGRRLKEQQEVAAAVIQRCYRKYKQFALYKKMTQAAILIQSKFRSYYEQKRFQQSRRAAVLIQQHYRSYRRRPGPPHRPSATLPARNKGSFLTKKQDQAARKIMRFLRRCRHRMRELRQNQELEGLPQPGLAT from the exons ATGAAGCTGAAGGTCCAGGGCATGGAG AACCCTGACATCGTCCTTGTGCACTACCTGAACGTCCCAGCCCTGGAGGACTGTGGAAAGGGCTGCAGCCCCATCTTTTGTTCCATCAGCAGCGACCGTCGAGAGTGGCTGAAGTGGTCCCGGGAGGAGTTGTTGGGACAGCTGAAGCCCATGT TTCATGGCATCAAGTGGAGCTGTGGGAATGGAACAGAGGAGTTCTCTGTAGAACAGCTGGTGCAGCAGATTTTAGACACCCACCCAACCAAGCCTGCGCCCCGAACCCACGCCTGCCTCTGCAGTGGGGGACTTG GTTCTGGGAGCCTTACCCACAAATGCAGCAGCACGAAACACCGCATCATCTCTCCCAAAGTGGAGCCCCGAGCTTTAACCCTGACCTCTGTCCCCCACACTCACCCCCCAGAGCCTCCTCCGCTGATAACCCCACTTCCCCCAGAGCTCCCTAAGGCACACACCTCcccatcttcttcctcttcttcctcctcatcgGGATTTGCAGAGCCCCTGGAAATCAGACCTAGCCCACCCACTTCTCGAGGGGGTTCTTCAAGAGGAGGCACGGCTATCCTCCTCCTGACAGGACTGGAGCAGCGGGCTGGGGGCCTGACGCCCACCAGGCACTTGGCTCCCCAGGCTGATCCTAGGCCTTCCATGAGTCTGGCGGTGGTTGTAGGCACTGAGCCTTCTGCCCCACCGGCTCCTCCCAGTCCTGCCTTTGACCCTGATCGTTTTCTCAACAGCCCCCAGAGGGGCCAGACATATGGAGGGGGGCAGGGAGTAAGCCCAGACTTCCCCGAGGCAGAGGCCGCTCATACCCCCTGTTCTGCCCTAGAGCCTGCTGCTGCCCTGGAGCCCCAGGCAGCTGCTCGGGGTCCCCCACCACAGTCGGGAGCAGGTGGGAGAAGAGGAAACTGCTTCTTCATCCAAGATGATGACAGTGGGGAGGAGCTCAAGGGTCAGGGGGCTGCCCCACCCATACCTTCAccccctccctcacccccaccctcaccTGCCCCCTTGGAGCCATCAAGCAGGGTAGGAAGAGGAGAGGCCTTGTTTGGAGGACCTGTTGGGGCCAGCGAACTGGAGCccttcagtctttcatcattcCCAGACCTTATGGGAGAACTCATCAGTGAGGAAGCTGCAAGCATCCCTGCTCCAACCCCCCAGCTCTCTCCTGCTCTTAGCACCATCACAGACTTCTCCCCAGAGTGGTCCTACCCAGAG GGTGGGGTCAAGGTGCTCATCACAGGTCCTTGGACCGAGGCCGCCGAGCATTACTCCTGTGTGTTTGATCACATCGCAGTACCAGCCTCACTTGTCCAGCCTGGTGTCTTACGCTGCTACTGTCCCG CCCACGAGGTAGGGCTGGTGTCTTTGCAGGTGGCAGGGCGGGAGGGGCCCCTTTCTGCTTCTGTGCTCTTTGAGTATCGAGCTCGCCGATTCCTGTCTCTGCCTAGTACTCAACTTGACTGGCTGTCACTGGACG ACAACCAGTTCCGGATGTCCATACTAGAGCGACTGGAGCAGATGGAGAAGCGGATGGCAGAGATCGCAGCAGCTGGGCAGGCGCCTTGCCGGGGTCCTGACGCTCCTCCAGTTCAG GATGAAGGCCAGGGGCCTGGGTTCGAGGCACGGGTAGTGGTCTTGGTAGAAAGCATGATCCCACGCTCCACCTGGAAGGGTCCTGAACGTCTGGCCCACGGAAGCCCCTTCCGGGGCATGAGCCTTCTGCACCTGGCTGCTGCCCAGGGCTATGCCCGCCTCATCGAGACCCTGAGCCAGTGGCG GAGTGTGGAGACTGGAAGCTTGGACTTAGAGCAAGAGGTTGACCCGCTCAACGTGGATCATTTCTCTTGCACCCCTCTG ATGTGGGCTTGTGCCTTGGGACACCTGGAAGCTGCTGTGCTCCTTTTCCGTTGGAACCGACAGGCACTGAGCATTCCCGACTCTCTGGGCCGTCTGCCATTGTCTGTGGCTCATTCCCGGGGTCATGTGCGCCTTGCCCGCTGCCTTGAGGAACTACAGAGACAAGAGGCTTCGGTGGAGCCCCCACTTGCCCTATCACCACCCTCCTCCAGCCCAGACACTG GTCTGAGCAGTGTCTCCTCACCCTCGGAGCTGTCGGATGGCACCTTCTCTGTCACATCAGCCTATTCTAGTGCCCCAGATGGCAGTCCCCCACCTGCACCTCTGCCAGCCTCTGAGATGACTATGGAGGATATGGCCCCAGGCCAGCTTTCCTCTGGTGTCCCAGAGGCCCCCCTACTCCTCATGGACTATGAGGCTACCAACTCCAAGGGGCCCGTGtcctcccctcctgccctcccaccAGCCTCAGATGATGGGGCCGCTCCAGAGGACGCCGACAGCCCACAGGCTGTGGATGTGATCCCG GTGGACATGATCTCACTGGCCAAGCAGATCATCGAAGCCACACCAGAGCGGATTAAACGAGAGGACTTTGTGGGGCTGCCTGAGGCTGGAGCCTCAATGCGGGAGCGGACAGGGGCTGTGGGACTCAGTGAGACCATGTCCTGGCTGGCCAGCTACCTGGAGAATGTGGACCATTTCCCCAGCTCAACCCCTCCCAG CGAACTGCCCTTTGAGCGAGGTCGCCTGGCTGTCCCTCCAGCACCCTCCTGGGCAGAGTTTCTCTCTGCATCTACCAGTGGCAAGATGGAAAGTGATTTTGCCCTGCTGACATTATCCGATCATGAGCAGCGGGAACTGTATGAGGCGGCCCGAGTCATCCAGACGGCCTTCCGAAAGTACAAG GGCCGGCGGCTGAAGGAGCAGCAGGAGGTAGCAGCAGCTGTAATCCAGCGCTGTTACCGGAAGTACAAGCAG tTTGCACTCTATAAGAAGATGACCCAGGCGGCCATCCTGATCCAGAGCAAGTTCCGAAGCTACTATGAACAGAAGCGATTTCAGCAGAGCCGCCGAGCGGCTGTGCTCATCCAGCAGCACTACCGCTCCTACCGCCGCAGGCCCGGCCCTCCCCACCGGCCTTCGGCCACCCTGCCTGCCCGCAACAA AGGCTCCTTTCTCACCAAGAAGCAGGACCAGGCAGCCCGGAAGATCATGAGATTCCTGCGGCGCTGCCGACACAG gatgagggaactgaggcagaaCCAGGAGCTGGAAGGGCTTCCCCAGCCGGGACTGGCCACCTGA
- the CAMTA2 gene encoding calmodulin-binding transcription activator 2 isoform X13, translating into MKLKVQGMEPVSWQCLYGCYVHSSIVPTFHRRCYWLLQNPDIVLVHYLNVPALEDCGKGCSPIFCSISSDRREWLKWSREELLGQLKPMFHGIKWSCGNGTEEFSVEQLVQQILDTHPTKPAPRTHACLCSGGLGSGSLTHKCSSTKHRIISPKVEPRALTLTSVPHTHPPEPPPLITPLPPELPKAHTSPSSSSSSSSSGFAEPLEIRPSPPTSRGGSSRGGTAILLLTGLEQRAGGLTPTRHLAPQADPRPSMSLAVVVGTEPSAPPAPPSPAFDPDRFLNSPQRGQTYGGGQGVSPDFPEAEAAHTPCSALEPAAALEPQAAARGPPPQSGAGGRRGNCFFIQDDDSGEELKGQGAAPPIPSPPPSPPPSPAPLEPSSRVGRGEALFGGPVGASELEPFSLSSFPDLMGELISEEAASIPAPTPQLSPALSTITDFSPEWSYPEGGVKVLITGPWTEAAEHYSCVFDHIAVPASLVQPGVLRCYCPAHEVGLVSLQVAGREGPLSASVLFEYRARRFLSLPSTQLDWLSLDDNQFRMSILERLEQMEKRMAEIAAAGQAPCRGPDAPPVQDEGQGPGFEARVVVLVESMIPRSTWKGPERLAHGSPFRGMSLLHLAAAQGYARLIETLSQWRSVETGSLDLEQEVDPLNVDHFSCTPLMWACALGHLEAAVLLFRWNRQALSIPDSLGRLPLSVAHSRGHVRLARCLEELQRQEASVEPPLALSPPSSSPDTGLSSVSSPSELSDGTFSVTSAYSSAPDGSPPPAPLPASEMTMEDMAPGQLSSGVPEAPLLLMDYEATNSKGPVSSPPALPPASDDGAAPEDADSPQAVDVIPVDMISLAKQIIEATPERIKREDFVGLPEAGASMRERTGAVGLSETMSWLASYLENVDHFPSSTPPSELPFERGRLAVPPAPSWAEFLSASTSGKMESDFALLTLSDHEQRELYEAARVIQTAFRKYKGRRLKEQQEVAAAVIQRCYRKYKQLTWIALKFALYKKMTQAAILIQSKFRSYYEQKRFQQSRRAAVLIQQHYRSYRRRPGPPHRPSATLPARNKGSFLTKKQDQAARKIMRFLRRCRHRMRELRQNQELEGLPQPGLAT; encoded by the exons ATGAAGCTGAAGGTCCAGGGCATGGAG cctgtcTCCTGGCAGTGTCTCTATGGCTGCTACGTTCACTCTTCCATCGTCCCCACATTCCATCGGCGCTGCTACTGGCTGCTCCAG AACCCTGACATCGTCCTTGTGCACTACCTGAACGTCCCAGCCCTGGAGGACTGTGGAAAGGGCTGCAGCCCCATCTTTTGTTCCATCAGCAGCGACCGTCGAGAGTGGCTGAAGTGGTCCCGGGAGGAGTTGTTGGGACAGCTGAAGCCCATGT TTCATGGCATCAAGTGGAGCTGTGGGAATGGAACAGAGGAGTTCTCTGTAGAACAGCTGGTGCAGCAGATTTTAGACACCCACCCAACCAAGCCTGCGCCCCGAACCCACGCCTGCCTCTGCAGTGGGGGACTTG GTTCTGGGAGCCTTACCCACAAATGCAGCAGCACGAAACACCGCATCATCTCTCCCAAAGTGGAGCCCCGAGCTTTAACCCTGACCTCTGTCCCCCACACTCACCCCCCAGAGCCTCCTCCGCTGATAACCCCACTTCCCCCAGAGCTCCCTAAGGCACACACCTCcccatcttcttcctcttcttcctcctcatcgGGATTTGCAGAGCCCCTGGAAATCAGACCTAGCCCACCCACTTCTCGAGGGGGTTCTTCAAGAGGAGGCACGGCTATCCTCCTCCTGACAGGACTGGAGCAGCGGGCTGGGGGCCTGACGCCCACCAGGCACTTGGCTCCCCAGGCTGATCCTAGGCCTTCCATGAGTCTGGCGGTGGTTGTAGGCACTGAGCCTTCTGCCCCACCGGCTCCTCCCAGTCCTGCCTTTGACCCTGATCGTTTTCTCAACAGCCCCCAGAGGGGCCAGACATATGGAGGGGGGCAGGGAGTAAGCCCAGACTTCCCCGAGGCAGAGGCCGCTCATACCCCCTGTTCTGCCCTAGAGCCTGCTGCTGCCCTGGAGCCCCAGGCAGCTGCTCGGGGTCCCCCACCACAGTCGGGAGCAGGTGGGAGAAGAGGAAACTGCTTCTTCATCCAAGATGATGACAGTGGGGAGGAGCTCAAGGGTCAGGGGGCTGCCCCACCCATACCTTCAccccctccctcacccccaccctcaccTGCCCCCTTGGAGCCATCAAGCAGGGTAGGAAGAGGAGAGGCCTTGTTTGGAGGACCTGTTGGGGCCAGCGAACTGGAGCccttcagtctttcatcattcCCAGACCTTATGGGAGAACTCATCAGTGAGGAAGCTGCAAGCATCCCTGCTCCAACCCCCCAGCTCTCTCCTGCTCTTAGCACCATCACAGACTTCTCCCCAGAGTGGTCCTACCCAGAG GGTGGGGTCAAGGTGCTCATCACAGGTCCTTGGACCGAGGCCGCCGAGCATTACTCCTGTGTGTTTGATCACATCGCAGTACCAGCCTCACTTGTCCAGCCTGGTGTCTTACGCTGCTACTGTCCCG CCCACGAGGTAGGGCTGGTGTCTTTGCAGGTGGCAGGGCGGGAGGGGCCCCTTTCTGCTTCTGTGCTCTTTGAGTATCGAGCTCGCCGATTCCTGTCTCTGCCTAGTACTCAACTTGACTGGCTGTCACTGGACG ACAACCAGTTCCGGATGTCCATACTAGAGCGACTGGAGCAGATGGAGAAGCGGATGGCAGAGATCGCAGCAGCTGGGCAGGCGCCTTGCCGGGGTCCTGACGCTCCTCCAGTTCAG GATGAAGGCCAGGGGCCTGGGTTCGAGGCACGGGTAGTGGTCTTGGTAGAAAGCATGATCCCACGCTCCACCTGGAAGGGTCCTGAACGTCTGGCCCACGGAAGCCCCTTCCGGGGCATGAGCCTTCTGCACCTGGCTGCTGCCCAGGGCTATGCCCGCCTCATCGAGACCCTGAGCCAGTGGCG GAGTGTGGAGACTGGAAGCTTGGACTTAGAGCAAGAGGTTGACCCGCTCAACGTGGATCATTTCTCTTGCACCCCTCTG ATGTGGGCTTGTGCCTTGGGACACCTGGAAGCTGCTGTGCTCCTTTTCCGTTGGAACCGACAGGCACTGAGCATTCCCGACTCTCTGGGCCGTCTGCCATTGTCTGTGGCTCATTCCCGGGGTCATGTGCGCCTTGCCCGCTGCCTTGAGGAACTACAGAGACAAGAGGCTTCGGTGGAGCCCCCACTTGCCCTATCACCACCCTCCTCCAGCCCAGACACTG GTCTGAGCAGTGTCTCCTCACCCTCGGAGCTGTCGGATGGCACCTTCTCTGTCACATCAGCCTATTCTAGTGCCCCAGATGGCAGTCCCCCACCTGCACCTCTGCCAGCCTCTGAGATGACTATGGAGGATATGGCCCCAGGCCAGCTTTCCTCTGGTGTCCCAGAGGCCCCCCTACTCCTCATGGACTATGAGGCTACCAACTCCAAGGGGCCCGTGtcctcccctcctgccctcccaccAGCCTCAGATGATGGGGCCGCTCCAGAGGACGCCGACAGCCCACAGGCTGTGGATGTGATCCCG GTGGACATGATCTCACTGGCCAAGCAGATCATCGAAGCCACACCAGAGCGGATTAAACGAGAGGACTTTGTGGGGCTGCCTGAGGCTGGAGCCTCAATGCGGGAGCGGACAGGGGCTGTGGGACTCAGTGAGACCATGTCCTGGCTGGCCAGCTACCTGGAGAATGTGGACCATTTCCCCAGCTCAACCCCTCCCAG CGAACTGCCCTTTGAGCGAGGTCGCCTGGCTGTCCCTCCAGCACCCTCCTGGGCAGAGTTTCTCTCTGCATCTACCAGTGGCAAGATGGAAAGTGATTTTGCCCTGCTGACATTATCCGATCATGAGCAGCGGGAACTGTATGAGGCGGCCCGAGTCATCCAGACGGCCTTCCGAAAGTACAAG GGCCGGCGGCTGAAGGAGCAGCAGGAGGTAGCAGCAGCTGTAATCCAGCGCTGTTACCGGAAGTACAAGCAG CTGACCTGGATTGCACTTAAG tTTGCACTCTATAAGAAGATGACCCAGGCGGCCATCCTGATCCAGAGCAAGTTCCGAAGCTACTATGAACAGAAGCGATTTCAGCAGAGCCGCCGAGCGGCTGTGCTCATCCAGCAGCACTACCGCTCCTACCGCCGCAGGCCCGGCCCTCCCCACCGGCCTTCGGCCACCCTGCCTGCCCGCAACAA AGGCTCCTTTCTCACCAAGAAGCAGGACCAGGCAGCCCGGAAGATCATGAGATTCCTGCGGCGCTGCCGACACAG gatgagggaactgaggcagaaCCAGGAGCTGGAAGGGCTTCCCCAGCCGGGACTGGCCACCTGA